Proteins encoded in a region of the Pieris brassicae chromosome 3, ilPieBrab1.1, whole genome shotgun sequence genome:
- the LOC123707835 gene encoding uncharacterized protein LOC123707835, with product MDLKSTNIKNLHDYTSLSRDMITKYSQLKITLSISTLVTLNKFKFFEIEYFVKYSECGAAFQALEKMLLIRPSKTWDELSKDLVSLLKFWFNKLRCQMIKHDNVWWNFLLKLLYFVKELRTKSPLINCKLVEALGEDFLQLTTNNSLDLNQRRATLQCFNACCAELPKLSRLTLRQKFEDYLFWGDFSTKLAHGMPSWGDFRLQFSTMETLLRWLLRRNERAVREGVATLWFPRELYSRVAVKIFLERDWKNFFKDARDFLNAQNENNSSIISLICKKFNIGKTQAITATDKRHWIDFNIDNNCISLMLELKLLEVLQIENAVFDALVIEEDNTRSVKLVRNGALIQIEITLTEPLNQSEKINNEREISIYMNAINAEKVNESLKKIFGNKYEASFLGEGIHQCSSDPAEDCSKRKSDLQEDSRQFAITTRRGKRSRVAAATLNRESYASKSPSTTSTTSLLLLKERLSEYPGCIGANDEEYAGICAKPLLPRVAEESEEDICVLTPRIKPRCDAVFSHKINVRDSVDKTSVSKPSTISLVLATTIDSYEATAPHDTLHGFPEDLELNTLNYMVYRAQNKSESTPDLQSEVIENTPFVRPVLGACEDVEDSEKKYELIEADVIKCVNDLVEQVCADYEMISHLMNQKEFTNKLLIEAGLPISTESEHRSTDTRKAKKKAKPIQITFPKTKEKVNKRKGQSRQKRPESEAAGKLPIARETDVNLKSPNNNIKGPITRRRRKLYSPKDTITFEGPVDSETVEQQTRTPTTSKTPYREIQEMRATHRESTKRKSISEKVVLSPRSKRLNDDFDKLLQTNCNDVNVKKSNNKKDITVYNYTDSDDSDFKDDVNLTKPSLPLRKSNTSVNSMEKKSRKRKQKSINARQGTLVDERMRNATVDLNMSFIIEEPIETCGNIEPVVVVEPIIEDENNSTKKSRIVKPRETKKNTKSKNGTKKGNSRKSAKRPTKVMNTSRDREESISPGLKCELQEAEMKANDSLTDLSKINIIEKADKQDSFEHSDCVYETIEVKATIEHVPLVNAPIERIRKSRGRTSRGRPQDFDSIQTIEYNNVLPEAPDNEICRNKIIEDERVQRFLRVSVERMSEEDIDEWLSPRLKSSPSGATGKSSPKHETNHNTRPPVGHKSQSFPAECETIAKNNNGITCNSLILPFKNNKKLKNQEYKRHTPKPKPKEPEVDNTETDVCRNSSSIRAVSLKMRKTLKAFNDRVVKTPDSKENLIKDKEKKSIKRRAEKSQSSSDSDKRRTTRTALERPISGDDSSSREEESECSMKECSNAEAIHNWLERSRHELDTEEFDGVRVNVFGDIFKEVQKKIDYDLAMIKNNARNSLEHIQRGVVKQIEEARLRRRALYTKSAREIFSDIGKTLDAKFTELEAECAGVDDRVLENVSRDSAQMLSEFATIHLDLASYLDARTNN from the exons atggatttaaaaagtaccaatataaaaaatttacatgaCTACACTTCTCTTTCTCGGGATATGATTACGAAATATTCCCAATTGAAAATAACGCTAAGTATTTCAACGCTTGTTActttgaataaattcaaattttttgaaattgaG TATTTTGTAAAGTACTCCGAATGCGGCGCTGCATTCCAAGCTCTTGAAAAAATGTTGCTAATTCGACCTTCGAAAACTTGGGACGAGCTTTCAAAGGATCTCGTTTCGTTGTTAAAATTTTGGTTTAATAAACTTCGATGTCAAATGATAAAACACGACAATGTTTGGTGGAATTTTCTACTAAAGCTTTTGTATTTCGttaaa gaATTAAGAACCAAAAGTCCACTCATAAACTGTAAACTTGTAGAAGCGCTGGGTGAAGATTTTCTTCAGCTAACCACGAACAACAGTCTGGACTTGAATCAGCGGCGGGCGACGCTTCAATGCTTCAACGCGTGCTGCGCGGAGTTGCCCAAACTGTCCAGATTGACTTTGAGACAAAAGTTCGAAGACTACTT ATTTTGGGGCGACTTCAGCACAAAGCTGGCGCACGGGATGCCGTCGTGGGGTGACTTCAGGTTACAGTTCAGCACGATGGAAACTCTTCTGAGGTGGCTCTTGAGACGGAACGAGCGCGCCGTCCGCGAAGGCGTCGCCACTTTGTGGTTCCCGCGCGAGCTCTATTCGAGAGTGGCCGTGAAAATCTTTTTGGAGAGGGATTGGAAGAACTTCTTTAAG GATGCGAGAGATTTCTTGAACGCACAAAACGAGAATAACTCTTCAATCATTTCtctaatttgtaaaaaattcaatattggCAAAACTCAAGCGATAACT GCTACGGATAAAAGACACTGGATTGATTTTAACATAGACAATAACTGTATTTCCCTGATGCTGGAGTTGAAATTACTGGAGGTCCTTCAAATTGAGAACGCCGTCTTCGACGCTCTcgtgatagaggaagataacaCGAGATCAGTGAAATTGGTAAG AAATGGCGCTTTAATTCAAATAGAAATAACCTTAACGGAGCCTTTGAACCAAtctgaaaaaattaacaatgaacgcgaaataagtatttatatgaACGCGATAAACGCCGAAAAAGTCAACGAGTCGCTGAAGaaaatatttggaaataaatatgag GCTTCGTTCCTGGGAGAAGGTATTCATCAGTGTTCATCCGACCCCGCAGAGGACTGTTC TAAAAGGAAAAGTGATTTGCAGGAGGACAGTCGACAGTTCGCCATAACCACGAGACGCGGAAAACGAAGCC GGGTCGCAGCCGCAACCCTCAACAGGGAATCCTACGCATCGAAGTCTCCGTCCACTACTTCCACGACCTCATTGCTTTTA CTCAAAGAAAGATTATCGGAGTATCCGGGGTGTATTGGAGCAAATGACGAGGAATACGCCGGTATTTGCGCGAAGCCGCTCTTGCCTAGAGTCGCCGAGGAATCCGAAGAAGACATATGTGTTTTGACACCTCGAATCAAACCGCGCTGCGATGCTGTCTTCTCCCACAAAATTAACGTTCGAGATTCTGTAGACAAAACCTCGGTTTCTAAACCCAGCACTATTAGTTTAGTCTTAGCTACGACTATAGATTCTTACGAAGCCACCGCCCCCCACGATACCTTGCATGGCTTTCCAGAAGACCTCGAACTGAACACGCTCAATTACATGGTGTACCGTGCGCAAAACAAAAGTGAAAGTACACCAGACTTACAAAGTGAAGTCATTGAGAATACGCCTTTCGTTAGACCAGTCCTCGGCGCATGTGAAGATGTTGAAgattctgaaaaaaaatacgaacTTATCGAAGCGGACGTAATCAAATGTGTTAACGATTTAGTCGAACAAGTCTGCGCAGATTATGAAATGATTTCCCATTTAATGAATCAAAAGGAATTCACGAATAAATTACTCATTGAAGCCGGTCTTCCAATATCCACCGAAAGTGAGCATCGGTCGACCGACACCCGAAAAGCAAAGAAGAAAGCTAAGCCGATTCAAATTACTTTTCCAAAGACTAAGGAGAAAGTTAATAAACGGAAAGGGCAAAGTCGACAGAAAAGGCCCGAATCGGAGGCAGCTGGCAAATTACCAATCGCTCGTGAGACAGACGTCAATCTTAAAAGTcccaataacaatattaaaggaCCGATAACGCGTCGAAGGCGCAAATTGTACTCACCAAAAGATACCATTACATTCGAAGGCCCCGTTGATTCCGAGACCGTTGAACAGCAAACTCGCACTCCGACGACTTCGAAGACTCCTTATCGAGAGATTCAAGAAATGCGCGCCACGCATAGAGAATCGACCAAAAGAAAATCTATCTCAGAGAAGGTGGTCCTGTCACCGCGATCGAAACGGTTAAACGATGACTTCGATAAGTTACTGCAGACCAATTGTAACGATGTAAACGTAAAGAAATCGAACAACAAAAAAGATATAACGGTATACAACTATACCGATAGTGACGATAGCGATTTCAAAGACGACGTTAACCTGACAAAACCATCGCTACCTTTACGAAAAAGCAATACTTCGGTTAACTCaatggaaaaaaaatctagaaaacgaaaacaaaaaagtataaatgcAAGACAAGGTACGCTCGTCGATGAAAGGATGCGAAACGCTACGGTAGACCTAAACATGTCTTTCATTATCGAAGAACCCATCGAAACCTGTGGAAACATAGAGCCGGTCGTTGTTGTCGAGCCGATCATCGAAGATGAAAATAATTCAACCAAAAAATCAAGAATTGTTAAGCCCCgtgaaactaaaaaaaacactaagtCAAAGAACGGCACTAAAAAAGGAAACAGCCGCAAAAGCGCTAAACGACCTACGAAAGTGATGAATACGTCACGCGATAGGGAAGAGAGTATAAGCCCTGGGCTCAAATGCGAATTGCAGGAAGCCGAAATGAAGGCTAACGACTCTCTTACCGATCTgagcaaaattaatattatcgaGAAAGCTGACAAACAGGACTCATTCGAGCATAGTGATTGTGTCTACGAAACCATTGAGGTCAAAGCCACAATTGAACACGTCCCACTGGTAAACGCCCCCATTGAGCGCATCAGAAAATCCCGGGGCCGAACCTCCCGGGGCCGACCGCAAGACTTTGACTCGATTCAAACTATTGAATACAACAATGTGCTGCCCGAAGCCCCTGACAATGAGATATgtcgaaataaaataatagaagatGAACGCGTGCAGCGATTTTTACGCGTTAGTGTAGAGAGGATGTCGGAAGAAGATATTGACGAGTGGTTGTCACCACGTCTTAAATCTTCACCGAGCGGTGCGACGGGTAAATCCTCACCGAAGCACGAAACAAACCACAATACACGGCCGCCGGTCGGCCATAAGTCACAATCATTTCCTGCTGAATGTGAAACTATAGCGAAAAATAACAATGGAATCACATGCAATTCATTGATCCTCCCATTCAAGAACAACAAAAAGTTAAAGAATCAGGAATATAAAAGACACACACCCAAACCCAAACCGAAGGAACCGGAGGTGGATAATACAGAGACGGATGTGTGTCGAAACAGTTCATCTATACGGGCAGTTTCACTGAAGATGCGAAAGACTCTGAAAGCATTCAATGATCGCGTGGTTAAAACGCCGGATTCGAAGGAAAATCTCATTAAAGACAAAGAAAAGAAATCTATTAAGCGCCGCGCTGAAAAGTCGCAATCGTCATCGGATTCAGACAAACGAAGAACTACCCGAACAGCTCTCGAGAGGCCCATCAGTGGCGACGACTCTTCTTCGAGAGAAGAAGAGAGCGAGTGTTCAATGAAAGAGTGTTCCAACGCTGAGGCGATACATAATTGGTTGGAGCGGAGCCGACACGAGCTCGACACGGAAGAGT TCGACGGCGTGAGGGTAAACGTCTTTGGTGATATTTTCAAAGAGGTTCAGAAGAAAATCGATTACGATTTAGCAATGATCAAGAATAATGCCAGGAATTC GTTGGAGCACATTCAAAGAGGTGTAGTGAAGCAGATAGAAGAGGCGCGTTTGCGTCGCCGGGCCTTGTATACGAAGTCCGCGCGCGAGATATTCTCAGACATAGGCAAGACCCTCGACGCCAAGTTCACCGAGCTGGAGGCCGA atgtGCGGGAGTCGACGATCGGGTTCTGGAAAACGTTTCGCGAGACTCGGCACAAATGCTGTCCGAATTCGCTACAATTCACCTCGACTTGGCGTCGTACTTAGACGCACGAACGAACAACTAA
- the LOC123706700 gene encoding ornithine decarboxylase 1-like yields MKPGAMRLADEERVCVMEGEWSPSGVIRQVVEEGQEDPFYVMDLGEVVRRYQHWKAMMPRVEPFYAVKCNDDKLLVRTLAALGTGFDCASKAEIQLVMDMGIKAERIIFANPAKMASHIRYATARGVTTMTFDSESELHKIKQISPDARLVIRIRCDAAAAQCPLGIKFGCEPLAEAPRLLKLAAVLKLNVVGVSFHVGSGAGESVVYARGIKMARVLFDLGDTLGLDMRTVDIGGGFAGNADSDLRDVARVVNAAIEANFGEREVRVIAEPGRYFAAAAYTLATMVHATRQLTNASSESHTMYFINDGVYGSFNCVLYDHQTVVAEPLDACDSRPEACSVWGPTCDGLDCVIASCLLPALRTGQWLVFKDMGAYTLPVASAFNGFPVPKVKTIVDKRLWDVLKELWPLNEADVTVDTCPLGPQSPESLTPRSETPSPTLESPHHTVFVECALK; encoded by the exons ATGAAACCCGGCGCCATGCGTCTGGCCGACGAGGAGCGCGTGTGCGTGATGGAGGGGGAATGGAGCCCCTCGGGGGTCATCAGACAGGTGGTCGAGGAAGGACAGGAGGACCCCTTCTACGTCATGGACCTCGGAGAAGTGGTGCGTCGCTACCAGCACTGGAAGGCTATGATGCCGCGCGTCGAGCCCTTCTACG CCGTGAAATGCAATGACGATAAGCTGCTGGTGCGGACGTTGGCCGCGCTCGGGACGGGCTTCGACTGCGCCTCCAAGGCGGAAATACAACTCGTCATGGATATGGGCATTAAGGCCGA GCGCATAATATTCGCGAATCCCGCGAAGATGGCGTCCCACATCCGCTACGCCACCGCCCGAGGAGTCACCACCATGACTTTCGACTCGGAGTCAGAGCTGCACAAAATCAAGCAGATCTCGCCTGACGCACG GCTGGTGATCCGCATCCGCTGCGACGCAGCGGCGGCCCAGTGTCCTCTGGGCATCAAGTTCGGCTGCGAGCCTCTCGCGGAGGCCCCTCGTCTGCTCAAACTCGCCGCCGTGCTGAAGCTCAAC GTGGTGGGCGTCTCGTTCCACGTGGGTTCCGGCGCCGGCGAGAGCGTCGTCTACGCTCGCGGGATAAAGATGGCGCGCGTGCTGTTCGATCTGGGAGACACTCTCGGCCTCGACATGCGAACGGTCGACATCGGCGGCGGCTTCGCCGGCAACGCCGACTCCGACCTGCGAGAC GTGGCCCGTGTGGTGAACGCGGCGATCGAGGCGAACTTCGGCGAGCGCGAGGTGCGCGTGATCGCAGAGCCGGGCCGATACTTCGCGGCCGCCGCGTACACGCTCGCGACCATGGTGCACGCCACCAGGCAG CTGACGAACGCGTCGTCCGAGTCCCACACCATGTACTTCATAAACGACGGCGTCTACGGCTCCTTCAACTGCGTGCTCTACGACCATCAGACCGTAGTCGCCGAACCGCTGGAC GCGTGCGACTCCCGGCCCGAAGCCTGCTCCGTGTGGGGTCCGACCTGTGACGGTTTGGATTGCGTGATTGCCTCTTGCCTCCTCCCCGCTTTGCGCACGGGACAGTGGCTGGTCTTCAAGGACATGGGCGCCTATACGCTCCCAGTGGCCTCCGCTTTCAACGGGTTCCCCGTGCCTAAAGTCAAGACGATTGTCGATAAACGACTTTG GGACGTTCTAAAAGAGCTGTGGCCGTTGAACGAGGCCGACGTAACGGTGGACACCTGCCCCCTCGGCCCCCAGAGCCCCGAGTCTCTGACCCCTCGCTCGGAAACCCCCTCCCCCACTTTGGAAAGCCCCCATCACACCGTGTTCGTAGAGTGCGCGCTCAAGTAG